Proteins encoded within one genomic window of Streptomyces taklimakanensis:
- the thiO gene encoding glycine oxidase ThiO, producing MRVVIIGGGVIGLVTAWRTAQRGAEVTVVDPEPGGGAARVAAGMLAAVTELHYGEEALLALNLASARRYPEFAAELQEVSGAGIGYRACGTLAVALDADDRAHLRELHALHRRCGLDPTWLTGRECRRLEPMLAPGVRGGLRVDGDHQADPRRLTAALLTACERTGVAFVRRRAERLVVTGDRATGVVSADGAALEAERVVLAAGSESGRLAGVPAEALPPVRPVKGQILRLRVPPVYAPFLSRTVRAVVRGGHVYLVPRVDGELVVGATSEEQGWDTTVTAGGVYELLRDAHELVPGITELPLVETRAGLRPGSPDNAPLLGPTALPGLYLATGHHRNGVLLAPVTGDALAEALTTGELPEEARPFTPRRFSRPLQEVHA from the coding sequence ATGCGTGTGGTGATCATCGGCGGCGGTGTCATCGGGCTGGTCACGGCCTGGCGGACGGCGCAGCGCGGAGCGGAGGTCACGGTCGTCGATCCGGAGCCGGGCGGCGGGGCCGCCCGGGTCGCGGCCGGGATGCTGGCGGCCGTCACGGAGCTGCACTACGGCGAGGAGGCCCTGCTCGCCCTCAACCTCGCCTCGGCGCGCCGCTATCCGGAGTTCGCGGCCGAGTTGCAGGAGGTGTCCGGGGCGGGGATCGGCTACCGCGCCTGCGGCACCCTGGCCGTCGCCCTGGACGCCGACGACCGCGCCCACCTGCGGGAACTGCACGCGCTGCACCGCCGCTGCGGGTTGGACCCGACCTGGCTGACGGGCCGGGAGTGCCGGCGTCTGGAGCCGATGCTGGCCCCCGGGGTGCGCGGTGGGCTGCGGGTCGACGGCGACCACCAGGCCGACCCGAGACGGCTGACGGCCGCGCTGCTGACCGCCTGCGAGCGCACGGGCGTCGCCTTCGTGCGGCGGCGGGCCGAGCGGCTCGTCGTGACCGGCGACCGCGCGACCGGCGTGGTGTCGGCCGACGGGGCCGCGCTGGAGGCCGAGCGGGTGGTGCTGGCGGCGGGCAGCGAGAGCGGGCGGCTGGCGGGGGTGCCCGCGGAGGCGCTGCCGCCGGTCCGCCCGGTCAAGGGCCAGATCCTGCGGTTGCGCGTTCCGCCGGTGTACGCCCCGTTCCTCTCCCGCACCGTGCGGGCCGTGGTCCGCGGCGGCCACGTCTACCTGGTGCCGCGGGTGGACGGGGAGCTGGTGGTGGGCGCCACCAGCGAGGAACAGGGCTGGGACACCACGGTGACGGCGGGCGGCGTCTACGAGTTGCTGCGCGACGCCCACGAACTGGTGCCCGGCATCACCGAACTGCCGTTGGTGGAGACGCGCGCGGGCCTGCGCCCCGGCTCCCCCGACAACGCGCCGTTGTTGGGCCCGACCGCCCTGCCCGGTCTGTACCTGGCCACCGGCCACCACCGCAACGGGGTGCTGCTCGCGCCGGTCACCGGTGACGCCCTGGCCGAGGCGTTGACCACCGGTGAACTCCCCGAGGAGGCGCGCCCGTTCACGCCCCGGCGCTTCTCCCGCCCTCTCCAGGAGGTCCACGCATGA
- the thiS gene encoding sulfur carrier protein ThiS: MTTRASAGAADTTTDTANATTSAAATVTVTVNGEPAEVVAGLTLDRLVASLTSAATGVAAAVNETVVPRGQWPTTELVDGDRVEVLTAVQGG, from the coding sequence ATGACCACCCGCGCGTCCGCCGGCGCCGCCGACACCACCACGGACACCGCCAACGCCACCACCAGCGCCGCCGCCACCGTCACCGTCACCGTCAACGGGGAGCCGGCCGAGGTCGTGGCCGGGCTGACCCTGGACCGGCTGGTGGCGTCCCTCACCTCCGCCGCCACGGGCGTCGCCGCGGCCGTCAACGAGACCGTGGTGCCGCGCGGGCAGTGGCCCACCACCGAACTCGTCGACGGCGACCGCGTCGAGGTCCTGACCGCGGTCCAGGGAGGCTGA
- a CDS encoding thiazole synthase → MADDPLVIADATFSSRLIMGTGGAPSLEVLERALVASGTELTTVAMRRVDPTVSGSVLTVLRRHGIRVLPNTAGCFTAGEAVLTARLAREALGTDWVKLEVVADERTLLPDPVELLDAAETLVDDGFTVLPYTNDDPVLARKLEDVGCAAIMPLGSPIGSGLGIRNPHNFRLITERASVPVILDAGAGTASDAALAMELGCAAVMLASAVTRAQEPVLMAEAMRHAVEAGRLAHRAGRIPRRHFALASSPTEGVADLDPERPAFG, encoded by the coding sequence ATGGCCGACGATCCGCTCGTCATCGCCGACGCCACCTTCTCCTCCCGGCTCATCATGGGCACGGGCGGCGCGCCCAGCCTGGAGGTGCTGGAGCGCGCCCTGGTCGCCTCGGGCACCGAGTTGACCACCGTCGCGATGCGGCGCGTGGACCCCACCGTCTCCGGGTCGGTGCTGACGGTGCTGAGACGACACGGCATCCGAGTGCTGCCCAACACCGCCGGCTGTTTCACCGCCGGGGAGGCCGTTCTCACCGCCCGGCTGGCCCGTGAGGCGCTGGGGACGGACTGGGTCAAGCTGGAGGTCGTCGCCGACGAGCGCACCCTCCTGCCCGACCCGGTCGAACTCCTGGACGCCGCCGAGACCTTGGTGGACGACGGCTTCACCGTGCTGCCGTACACCAACGACGACCCCGTCCTGGCCCGGAAGCTGGAGGACGTGGGCTGCGCGGCGATCATGCCGCTGGGGTCCCCCATCGGCTCGGGCCTGGGCATCCGCAACCCGCACAACTTCCGACTGATCACCGAGCGGGCGTCCGTCCCGGTGATCCTGGACGCGGGCGCGGGCACCGCCTCGGACGCGGCGCTCGCCATGGAGCTGGGCTGCGCGGCGGTGATGCTGGCCTCCGCGGTCACCCGGGCCCAGGAGCCGGTGCTGATGGCCGAGGCGATGCGGCACGCGGTGGAGGCGGGGCGGCTGGCGCACCGGGCCGGGCGCATCCCGCGCCGCCACTTCGCGCTGGCGTCCTCGCCGACGGAGGGCGTGGCGGACCTCGACCCGGAGCGCCCGGCGTTCGGCTGA
- a CDS encoding transglycosylase SLT domain-containing protein, translating to MTVSRILDQFRLTGIRPNTAQRASAVGLAAVTGAATLALGFAPDAERNDTRADARPATTSTALPASPAAQADDTSIEQGGLRARVSTAYQQAQADAIEAEQADKTEQAGKADEAAATEQDEARAEAEREAKAEREKAATEQAADRSHEREKAATPEYPNNLDGWIREALAIMEREGIPGSYEGIHRNIMRESSGNPRAINTWDINARNGVPSKGLLQVIQPTFEAYHVEGTSWDLYDPVANIVAACNYAADRYGSMDNVDSAY from the coding sequence ATGACCGTGTCCCGCATCCTCGACCAGTTCCGCCTGACCGGCATCCGCCCGAACACCGCCCAGCGCGCCTCCGCCGTCGGCCTCGCCGCCGTCACCGGCGCCGCCACCCTGGCCCTCGGCTTCGCGCCGGACGCCGAGCGGAACGACACCCGCGCCGACGCCCGGCCCGCGACCACCTCCACCGCCCTCCCGGCGAGCCCGGCCGCCCAGGCCGACGACACCTCGATCGAGCAGGGCGGGCTGCGCGCCCGTGTCTCCACCGCCTACCAGCAGGCGCAGGCCGACGCCATCGAGGCCGAGCAGGCCGACAAGACCGAGCAGGCCGGCAAGGCCGACGAGGCGGCCGCGACGGAGCAGGACGAGGCCCGGGCCGAGGCCGAGCGCGAGGCGAAGGCCGAGCGCGAGAAGGCCGCCACCGAGCAGGCCGCCGACCGCTCGCACGAACGCGAGAAGGCCGCCACCCCCGAGTACCCGAACAACCTCGACGGCTGGATACGCGAGGCCCTGGCCATCATGGAGCGCGAGGGCATCCCCGGCAGCTACGAGGGCATCCACCGCAACATCATGCGCGAGTCCAGCGGCAACCCGCGGGCCATCAACACCTGGGACATCAACGCCCGCAACGGCGTCCCCTCCAAGGGCCTGCTCCAGGTGATCCAGCCCACCTTCGAGGCCTACCACGTCGAGGGCACCTCCTGGGACCTGTACGACCCGGTGGCCAACATCGTCGCCGCGTGCAACTACGCCGCCGACCGGTACGGCTCGATGGACAACGTCGACTCGGCCTACTGA
- a CDS encoding sulfite oxidase-like oxidoreductase translates to MVQPESREEEHPRLPPGQRLQRGWPVTHYGPVPRFRPERWEFRVFGATADGGTFGWNHEEFSTLPHETVVGDLHCVSRFSMVGVEWGGVPARTILAKVPPARQVTHVMVWAEYGYSANLRLSDFTAEHTLFATHRAGEPLTAEHGFPVRLVVPHLYAWKGPKWVRGVEYMTADRRGFWEERGYHNIGDPWREQRYSYQEEPGDGPRL, encoded by the coding sequence ATGGTTCAGCCGGAAAGCCGCGAGGAGGAGCACCCACGTCTCCCGCCGGGGCAGCGGCTCCAGCGCGGCTGGCCGGTGACGCACTACGGGCCGGTGCCCAGGTTCCGACCCGAGCGCTGGGAGTTCCGCGTCTTCGGGGCCACCGCCGACGGCGGCACCTTCGGCTGGAACCACGAGGAGTTCTCGACGCTGCCGCACGAGACCGTGGTCGGCGACCTGCACTGCGTCTCCCGCTTCAGCATGGTGGGCGTCGAGTGGGGCGGGGTGCCCGCCCGCACGATCCTGGCGAAGGTGCCGCCCGCGCGGCAGGTCACCCACGTGATGGTGTGGGCCGAGTACGGCTACAGCGCCAATCTGCGGCTGTCGGACTTCACGGCCGAGCACACCCTCTTCGCCACGCACCGCGCGGGCGAGCCCCTGACCGCCGAGCACGGCTTCCCGGTGCGACTGGTGGTGCCCCACCTGTACGCCTGGAAGGGTCCCAAGTGGGTGCGGGGCGTGGAGTACATGACGGCCGACCGCCGGGGCTTCTGGGAGGAGCGGGGCTACCACAACATCGGCGACCCCTGGCGCGAGCAGCGCTACTCGTACCAGGAGGAGCCGGGCGACGGTCCGAGGCTGTGA
- the pknB gene encoding Stk1 family PASTA domain-containing Ser/Thr kinase: MDTTLRDPLIGHVLDGRYRVEARIAVGGMATVYRALDTRLDRVLALKVMHPSLVDDASFVDRFIREAKSAARLAHPNVVGVFDQGSDGGCVYLAMEYVEGCTLRDVLRERGALQPRAALDVLEPVLAALGAAHLAGLVHRDVKPENVLIGDDGRVKVADFGLVRAVGQQTSASTGSVMGTVSYLAPEQIEHGVADARADVYACGVVLYEMLTGSKPHAGGTPAQVLYQHLQEDVPAPSGAVPGLPAALDELVARSAARDPERRPADAVELLAEVGAVRRSLTDEQLDALPPAARGTDTPPGAEDRTTVLPRRAPTAGSAADEGGPEHTSVLPTPVGEPSAPPGGAGGTGGTAPPEPDADGRRGRPFRRLGWRPRRPVPALVVTVLLVLGTALGVWYVSAGQFTRTPGVLGLTEAEAKRAVDRAGLEWRIAREHSETVERGRVVSTVPGRGERIRANGTVTITVSRGPERVEVPDVTGDTLADARRRIGDAGLEPGMVTREFSEDVARGSVVRTDPAAGEARRPGTAVAFTVSKGARIEVPDVVGEAEGTARQRLTEAGLTAEVAPERVFSREEAGTVARQSPGEGSVAAEGDTVTITVSKGPDMVAVPDVEGMGEDEAVRALEDADFEVKVRRVFFTGTVFDQSVDGGERAPRGSTITIWVR; this comes from the coding sequence GTGGACACCACCCTTCGGGACCCGCTGATCGGGCACGTGCTGGACGGTCGGTACCGCGTGGAGGCGCGGATCGCCGTCGGCGGCATGGCCACGGTCTACCGTGCTCTGGACACCCGGCTGGACCGGGTGCTGGCCCTGAAGGTGATGCACCCCTCGCTCGTCGACGACGCCTCCTTCGTCGACCGGTTCATCCGCGAGGCCAAGTCCGCCGCGCGGCTGGCCCACCCCAACGTGGTGGGGGTCTTCGACCAGGGCTCGGACGGCGGCTGTGTCTACCTGGCGATGGAGTACGTCGAGGGCTGCACCCTGCGCGACGTGCTGCGCGAGCGCGGGGCGCTCCAGCCCCGGGCCGCCCTGGACGTGCTGGAACCGGTGCTGGCCGCGCTGGGCGCCGCCCACCTGGCGGGGCTGGTGCACCGCGACGTGAAGCCGGAGAACGTCCTGATAGGGGACGACGGGCGGGTGAAGGTCGCCGACTTCGGCCTGGTGCGGGCCGTCGGCCAGCAGACCTCCGCCTCCACCGGTTCGGTGATGGGCACCGTCTCCTACCTGGCCCCCGAACAGATCGAGCACGGCGTCGCCGACGCCCGGGCCGACGTCTACGCCTGCGGCGTGGTGCTCTACGAGATGCTGACCGGATCCAAGCCGCACGCCGGCGGCACCCCGGCCCAGGTCCTCTACCAGCACCTCCAGGAGGACGTCCCGGCGCCGTCCGGGGCCGTCCCCGGCCTGCCGGCCGCGCTGGACGAACTGGTCGCCCGCTCCGCGGCCCGCGACCCCGAACGGCGTCCGGCCGACGCCGTGGAGCTGCTCGCCGAGGTCGGCGCCGTGCGGCGGTCGCTGACCGACGAGCAGTTGGACGCCCTTCCCCCCGCCGCCCGCGGCACGGACACGCCCCCCGGGGCCGAGGACCGCACCACCGTCCTCCCCCGCCGCGCGCCCACAGCCGGGAGCGCGGCGGACGAGGGTGGCCCGGAGCACACCAGTGTGTTGCCCACGCCCGTCGGAGAGCCGTCCGCGCCTCCCGGAGGGGCCGGCGGAACCGGAGGGACGGCCCCGCCCGAACCGGACGCCGACGGCCGCCGCGGCCGCCCGTTCCGCCGGCTTGGGTGGCGGCCGCGCCGACCGGTGCCGGCGTTGGTCGTCACCGTTCTGCTGGTGCTGGGCACCGCGCTGGGCGTGTGGTACGTCAGCGCGGGGCAGTTCACCCGCACCCCCGGGGTGCTCGGCCTGACCGAGGCCGAGGCCAAGCGGGCCGTCGATCGGGCCGGGCTGGAGTGGCGGATCGCCCGCGAGCACAGCGAGACCGTGGAGCGGGGCCGGGTGGTCTCCACCGTTCCGGGGCGCGGCGAGCGCATCCGCGCCAACGGCACGGTGACCATCACCGTCTCCCGGGGCCCGGAGCGGGTCGAGGTCCCCGACGTGACGGGCGACACGCTCGCCGACGCGCGTCGGAGGATCGGGGACGCCGGGTTGGAGCCCGGCATGGTGACCAGGGAGTTCTCCGAGGACGTGGCGCGGGGCTCGGTGGTCCGCACCGATCCGGCGGCGGGCGAGGCGCGCCGCCCCGGCACGGCCGTGGCGTTCACGGTCTCCAAGGGAGCGCGGATCGAGGTTCCCGACGTCGTCGGGGAGGCCGAGGGCACCGCGCGGCAGCGGCTGACCGAGGCCGGGCTGACGGCCGAGGTGGCTCCGGAGCGGGTCTTCTCCCGGGAGGAGGCGGGCACGGTGGCCCGGCAGTCCCCCGGCGAGGGCTCGGTCGCGGCCGAGGGCGACACCGTCACGATCACCGTCTCCAAGGGGCCGGACATGGTCGCCGTCCCCGACGTGGAGGGGATGGGCGAGGACGAGGCCGTCAGGGCGTTGGAGGACGCGGACTTCGAGGTGAAGGTCCGCAGGGTCTTCTTCACCGGCACGGTCTTCGACCAGTCCGTCGACGGCGGCGAGCGGGCGCCGCGTGGTTCGACGATCACCATCTGGGTGCGCTGA
- a CDS encoding FAD-dependent oxidoreductase — translation MNVRTEQRSGERVLVVGAGMAGVQTAVRLRERGWTGRIVLVGAEPHRPYDRPPLSKAVLTGGAAGSAFDVDFDALDVDLRLGVTVTGLRAADREVDTASGPVPYDRLVLATGAEPVSLPGGGGVPGVHLLRTLDDVHLLRPVLAERRDVVVVGAGWIGAEFATAAREAGCRVTVVEAADRPLAGVLPPEVAAPMRHWYREAGAELLTGRAVTAVRPADRGRVEVELSDGAVLRAGGVVVGIGARPATGWLTGSPVALGEDGAVLADDRLRTSVPDVYAVGDCASFPSARYGRRLSVHHWDNALQGPRTIASVLVAGEAETPPYDPVPYFWSEQFGRFVQYAGHHDDGDEPLWRGDPGDASWSVCWLREGVLNAVLAVGRPRDLTQGRKLIERAATLDPARVADPSVPLKSAVR, via the coding sequence GTGAACGTGCGAACCGAACAGCGGAGCGGAGAACGGGTCCTCGTCGTCGGTGCCGGGATGGCCGGGGTGCAGACCGCCGTGCGACTGCGCGAGCGGGGCTGGACGGGACGGATCGTCCTGGTCGGTGCCGAGCCCCACCGGCCGTACGACCGTCCGCCGCTGTCCAAGGCCGTGCTGACGGGCGGGGCCGCCGGGTCGGCCTTCGACGTCGACTTCGACGCCCTCGACGTGGACCTGCGCCTGGGCGTGACCGTCACGGGCCTGCGGGCCGCCGACCGGGAGGTGGACACCGCGAGCGGGCCGGTGCCCTACGACCGGCTGGTCCTGGCCACCGGCGCCGAGCCGGTGTCGCTGCCCGGCGGCGGGGGCGTGCCCGGGGTGCACCTGCTGCGCACGCTCGACGACGTCCACCTGCTGCGGCCGGTGCTCGCCGAACGGCGGGACGTGGTGGTGGTCGGCGCGGGCTGGATCGGCGCGGAGTTCGCCACCGCCGCCCGCGAGGCGGGCTGTCGGGTCACCGTGGTCGAGGCCGCCGACCGGCCGCTGGCCGGAGTGCTGCCGCCCGAGGTCGCGGCCCCCATGCGCCACTGGTACCGGGAGGCGGGCGCCGAGCTGCTCACCGGGCGCGCCGTCACCGCCGTGCGCCCCGCGGACCGCGGCCGCGTCGAGGTGGAGCTCTCCGACGGCGCGGTGCTCCGCGCCGGGGGCGTCGTCGTCGGGATCGGCGCCCGCCCGGCCACCGGCTGGCTGACCGGCTCCCCGGTGGCGCTGGGCGAGGACGGGGCCGTCCTCGCCGACGACCGGCTGCGCACCTCCGTCCCCGACGTGTACGCCGTCGGCGACTGCGCCTCCTTCCCCTCGGCCCGCTACGGCCGCCGGCTGTCGGTGCACCACTGGGACAACGCCCTCCAGGGGCCGCGCACGATCGCCTCGGTGCTGGTGGCGGGCGAGGCCGAGACCCCGCCGTACGACCCGGTGCCGTACTTCTGGTCCGAACAGTTCGGCCGCTTCGTGCAGTACGCGGGCCACCACGACGACGGCGACGAGCCGCTGTGGCGCGGCGACCCCGGGGACGCGTCGTGGTCGGTGTGCTGGCTGCGCGAGGGGGTGCTGAACGCCGTGCTGGCGGTGGGGCGGCCGCGCGACCTGACCCAGGGGCGGAAACTGATCGAACGCGCCGCGACGTTGGATCCGGCACGTGTCGCCGACCCGTCCGTCCCCCTGAAGAGCGCCGTGCGCTAG
- the bfr gene encoding bacterioferritin yields the protein MQGDPEIIEFLNEQLTAELTAINQYFLHAKLQEHNGWTKLAKYTRDESFDEMRHAERLTDRIIFLEALPNYQRLFHVRVGQTLTEMFRADRQVEAEAIDRLRRGVEVMRAKGDITSANIFEGILADEEEHIDYLDTQLRLIEELGEPLYIAQQIEQPDGRGYGHGYENKG from the coding sequence ATGCAGGGCGACCCCGAGATCATCGAGTTCCTCAACGAACAGCTCACGGCCGAGCTGACGGCGATCAACCAGTACTTCCTGCACGCCAAGCTGCAGGAGCACAACGGGTGGACGAAGCTCGCGAAGTACACCCGGGACGAGTCCTTCGACGAGATGCGACACGCCGAACGACTGACCGACCGCATCATCTTCCTGGAGGCGCTGCCCAACTACCAGCGGCTCTTCCACGTCCGGGTCGGCCAGACCCTCACCGAGATGTTCCGGGCGGACCGCCAGGTCGAGGCCGAGGCGATCGACCGACTGCGGCGCGGCGTCGAGGTGATGCGCGCCAAGGGGGACATCACCTCGGCCAACATCTTCGAGGGCATCCTCGCCGACGAGGAGGAGCACATCGACTACCTCGACACCCAGCTCCGACTGATCGAGGAGCTGGGCGAGCCGCTGTACATCGCCCAGCAGATCGAGCAGCCGGACGGCCGGGGGTACGGGCACGGCTACGAGAACAAGGGGTGA
- a CDS encoding (2Fe-2S)-binding protein has product MAEVNRVYVCSCFGVTEEQIREHAAAGACTPREIASASRAGTDCGSCVRRIQGLLGRGGCPRRDPTVRSLPTGRTSDAPAEASGAPAPAVPGVPGVPAPPALPASVPAASAAPAASSSRSVRSAAA; this is encoded by the coding sequence ATGGCGGAGGTGAACCGCGTGTACGTCTGCTCGTGCTTCGGCGTCACGGAGGAGCAGATCCGCGAGCACGCGGCGGCCGGGGCGTGCACCCCGCGCGAGATAGCCTCCGCGAGCCGGGCGGGCACCGACTGCGGCTCCTGCGTCCGCCGCATCCAGGGGCTGCTGGGGCGCGGTGGCTGCCCGCGCCGCGACCCGACGGTCCGCTCCCTCCCCACCGGCCGGACGTCCGACGCGCCGGCGGAGGCGTCCGGCGCCCCGGCTCCGGCCGTGCCCGGTGTCCCCGGTGTCCCCGCCCCTCCCGCGCTTCCGGCCTCCGTGCCCGCCGCGTCCGCTGCCCCCGCCGCGTCGTCGTCCCGCTCCGTACGGAGCGCCGCCGCCTGA
- a CDS encoding deoxyribonuclease IV translates to MSTAPSSSPDVSPLAPAGRSRNPIGSHVAVSGGLATKGLAYAREIGAETVQVFVANPRGWATPTGDPRQDEAFRAACAEEGVPAYVHAPYLINFGSHNRNTAEASAASLRHSLHRARRIGALGVVVHTGSATGGRDRAAALAQVRELVMPLLDEPAPGGDSADPWLLLEPTAGQGSSLCARAEDLGPYFDALDHHPRLGVCLDTCHAFAAGHDTAVEGGMKALLDEVTAVVGAGRLRLVHANDSMDVVGAHRDRHANIGAGHIGAEPFRELLRHPATEGVPLIIETPGGKERHAADVALLKRLRG, encoded by the coding sequence GTGAGCACCGCACCTTCCTCCTCCCCCGACGTCTCCCCCCTCGCCCCGGCGGGCCGGTCCCGCAACCCGATCGGCAGTCATGTCGCCGTGTCCGGCGGGCTCGCCACCAAGGGGCTGGCCTACGCGCGCGAGATCGGCGCCGAGACCGTGCAGGTCTTCGTCGCCAACCCGCGCGGCTGGGCCACCCCGACCGGCGACCCGCGACAGGACGAGGCGTTCCGCGCGGCCTGCGCCGAGGAGGGCGTACCGGCCTACGTCCACGCCCCGTACCTGATCAACTTCGGCTCCCACAACCGGAACACGGCCGAGGCGTCGGCCGCCTCGCTGCGCCACTCGCTCCACCGGGCCCGCCGGATCGGCGCCCTGGGCGTGGTGGTGCACACCGGTTCGGCCACCGGTGGACGCGACCGCGCGGCGGCCCTGGCCCAGGTGCGGGAGCTGGTGATGCCGCTGCTGGACGAGCCGGCCCCGGGCGGCGACTCGGCGGACCCGTGGCTGCTGCTGGAGCCGACGGCCGGCCAGGGCTCCTCGCTGTGCGCGCGGGCCGAGGACCTCGGACCGTACTTCGACGCCCTGGACCACCACCCCCGTCTGGGAGTCTGTCTGGACACCTGCCACGCCTTCGCCGCCGGACACGACACGGCGGTCGAGGGCGGCATGAAGGCCCTGCTGGACGAGGTGACGGCGGTGGTGGGGGCAGGACGGCTGCGGCTGGTCCACGCCAACGACTCCATGGACGTCGTGGGCGCCCACCGGGACCGCCACGCCAACATCGGCGCGGGTCACATCGGCGCGGAGCCGTTCCGCGAACTGCTGCGCCACCCGGCGACCGAGGGCGTTCCGCTGATCATCGAGACCCCGGGCGGCAAGGAGCGGCACGCGGCGGACGTGGCGCTCCTGAAGCGTCTCAGGGGCTAG
- a CDS encoding class II 3-deoxy-7-phosphoheptulonate synthase, with the protein MTVNANPDAGVNTWRDLPAAQQPDWPDSEALRDVIAELESYPPLVFAGECDQLRERMASVARGEAFLLQGGDCAEAFDAVSAEQIRNKLKTLLQMGAVLTYAGSVPVVKVGRIAGQYSKPRSKPTETRDGVTLPSYRGDSVNGFEFTPEARTPDPQRLKRMYHASSATLNLVRAFTTGGYADLRQVHAWNQDFVKNSPSGQRYEALAREIDRALNFMNACGVDPEEFKTVEFYASHEALILDYESALTRVDSRTGNLYDVSGHMVWIGERTRQLDGAHIEFASRIRNPIGVKLGPTTTPEDALTLIERLDPEREPGRLTFITRMGADKIRDRLPTLVEKVTASGAQVAWVCDPMHGNTFEAASGHKTRRFDDVLDEVKGFFEVHKSLGTHPGGIHVELTGDDVTECVGGGDEIFVDDLHQRYETACDPRLNRSQSLDLAFLVAEMYRDQ; encoded by the coding sequence GTGACCGTGAACGCCAATCCCGACGCCGGTGTCAACACCTGGCGAGACCTACCCGCGGCGCAGCAGCCCGACTGGCCGGACTCCGAGGCTCTGCGCGATGTGATCGCCGAGCTCGAGTCCTATCCGCCGCTGGTCTTCGCCGGTGAGTGCGACCAGTTGCGCGAGCGGATGGCCTCCGTGGCCAGGGGCGAGGCGTTCCTGCTCCAGGGCGGCGACTGCGCCGAGGCATTCGACGCCGTCTCCGCCGAGCAGATCAGGAACAAGCTCAAGACGCTGCTCCAGATGGGGGCCGTGCTCACCTACGCCGGGTCCGTCCCGGTGGTGAAGGTGGGCCGGATCGCCGGGCAGTACAGCAAGCCGCGCTCGAAGCCGACCGAGACCCGCGACGGGGTCACGCTGCCCTCCTACCGGGGCGACTCCGTCAACGGCTTCGAGTTCACCCCCGAGGCCCGCACCCCGGACCCGCAGCGACTCAAGCGGATGTACCACGCCTCGTCCGCGACGCTGAACCTGGTGCGCGCCTTCACCACCGGCGGCTACGCCGACCTGCGTCAGGTGCACGCCTGGAACCAGGACTTCGTGAAGAACTCGCCCTCGGGGCAGCGCTACGAGGCCCTGGCCCGGGAGATCGACCGGGCGCTGAACTTCATGAACGCCTGCGGGGTGGACCCGGAGGAGTTCAAGACCGTCGAGTTCTACGCCTCCCACGAGGCACTGATCCTCGACTACGAGTCGGCGCTGACCCGGGTGGACTCCCGCACGGGCAACCTGTACGACGTCTCCGGCCACATGGTGTGGATCGGCGAGCGGACCAGGCAGTTGGACGGCGCGCACATCGAGTTCGCCTCCCGCATCCGCAACCCGATCGGGGTCAAGCTGGGCCCGACCACCACGCCCGAGGACGCCCTGACGCTGATCGAGCGGCTGGACCCGGAGCGCGAACCCGGTCGGCTGACGTTCATCACCCGGATGGGCGCCGACAAGATCCGCGACCGACTCCCCACCCTGGTGGAGAAGGTCACGGCCTCCGGCGCCCAGGTCGCCTGGGTGTGCGATCCGATGCACGGCAACACCTTCGAGGCGGCCAGCGGGCACAAGACGCGGCGCTTCGACGACGTGCTGGACGAGGTCAAGGGCTTCTTCGAGGTCCACAAGAGCCTGGGCACCCACCCGGGCGGCATCCACGTGGAGCTGACCGGCGACGACGTCACCGAGTGCGTGGGCGGCGGCGACGAGATCTTCGTCGACGACCTGCACCAGCGCTACGAGACGGCCTGCGACCCGCGGCTGAACCGCAGCCAGTCGCTGGACCTGGCCTTCCTGGTCGCGGAGATGTACCGGGACCAGTGA